The Pedobacter mucosus genome window below encodes:
- a CDS encoding M48 family metallopeptidase, whose product MKKLLLTAGVAGILLFNSCSTVPLTGRSRFDLVSNDQVLPMAFQAYSTFLTENKSTVLSASNAQALKVKTVGSKLITAVKSYMNSNNYGNLIADYQWEVNVVQNNEKNAWCMPGGKIVVYTGILPVTQDDAGLATVMGHEIGHAIAGHSAERMSQEMVAQGIGAAAGVALSKNPKAQSIFNAGYGVGGQVAMLKFSRNQELEADRLGLIFMAMAGYNPQNATSFWNRMSASSAGAQKPAEFLSTHPSDATRIAQIQKYLPEAQGYYKK is encoded by the coding sequence ATGAAAAAATTACTTTTAACGGCAGGTGTTGCTGGCATTTTATTATTTAATTCATGTTCTACAGTTCCATTAACTGGCCGTAGTAGATTTGATTTAGTGAGCAACGATCAAGTTTTGCCAATGGCATTTCAAGCTTATAGCACATTCTTGACAGAAAATAAATCAACTGTATTATCAGCATCTAATGCACAAGCATTAAAAGTAAAAACTGTTGGGAGTAAACTAATTACGGCTGTAAAATCTTATATGAACAGCAATAACTATGGTAATCTTATTGCAGATTATCAATGGGAAGTTAACGTTGTTCAAAACAATGAAAAAAATGCTTGGTGTATGCCAGGTGGAAAAATTGTAGTTTACACAGGTATTTTACCAGTAACGCAAGATGATGCAGGTTTAGCTACCGTTATGGGCCATGAAATTGGTCATGCAATCGCCGGCCATTCAGCAGAACGTATGTCGCAAGAAATGGTGGCACAGGGTATTGGTGCAGCAGCTGGCGTAGCGCTTTCGAAAAACCCAAAGGCACAGTCAATTTTTAATGCTGGTTATGGAGTTGGCGGTCAGGTTGCCATGTTAAAATTTAGTCGCAATCAAGAATTAGAGGCAGATCGTTTAGGTTTGATATTTATGGCGATGGCTGGTTATAATCCGCAGAATGCTACTAGTTTTTGGAATAGGATGTCGGCATCTTCTGCGGGAGCACAGAAGCCAGCAGAATTTTTAAGTACACACCCAAGTGATGCAACGCGTATTGCGCAAATTCAGAAATATTTACCAGAAGCCCAAGGATACTATAAAAAGTAA
- the plsY gene encoding glycerol-3-phosphate 1-O-acyltransferase PlsY has protein sequence MVTVYSLSALLVAYLFGSIPTAVWLGQAFYGVDVREYGSGNAGATNTFRVLGKKAGIAVMVIDIAKGYTATNLAYLIGISVTGPQHSAPFVNYQLALGVTAVMGHLFPVFAGFRGGKGVATLFGMILAVNFAASMLCVLVFVVILLLTKYVSLSSICAGFTFPLSVVFLFQSSIKSEVLYGMCVCVLILVTHQKNLERLLKGKESKVYLFKKK, from the coding sequence ATGGTTACGGTTTATTCTCTCAGCGCATTATTAGTTGCTTATCTTTTTGGATCTATACCAACCGCTGTGTGGCTTGGACAAGCATTCTATGGCGTCGATGTTAGAGAATATGGAAGTGGAAATGCCGGTGCGACAAATACTTTTAGAGTTTTAGGTAAAAAAGCCGGAATTGCTGTAATGGTTATCGATATTGCGAAAGGCTATACTGCAACCAACCTGGCCTATTTAATTGGTATTTCTGTTACCGGCCCTCAACATTCTGCACCCTTTGTTAATTATCAATTGGCTCTAGGTGTTACTGCTGTAATGGGCCATTTGTTTCCTGTATTTGCAGGTTTTAGGGGCGGAAAAGGAGTAGCAACTCTTTTTGGAATGATTTTGGCAGTTAACTTCGCAGCATCTATGCTTTGTGTTCTGGTTTTTGTAGTGATCTTACTATTAACAAAATATGTTTCATTAAGCTCCATTTGTGCGGGATTTACTTTTCCGCTTAGTGTAGTTTTTTTGTTTCAGTCTTCAATAAAATCTGAAGTACTATACGGCATGTGCGTATGTGTTTTGATTTTAGTAACTCACCAAAAAAATCTTGAGCGTTTGCTTAAGGGAAAAGAATCAAAAGTGTATTTGTTTAAAAAGAAATAA
- the nadC gene encoding carboxylating nicotinate-nucleotide diphosphorylase: protein MDTQLIHQFIKNALAEDLGDGDHTSLSTIAKGTQGKAKLIIKENGILAGIELALEIFKVVDSNLNVEVFLNDGDEVKVGEVALNVLGDTHSILIAERLVLNCMQRMSGIATKTHRIVSILKDTKTKILDTRKTTPGLRYLEKWAVRIGGGVNHRIGLYDMILIKDNHVDYAGGIAKAINAAQTYLKENNKQLQIEIEVRNLEELSQVLEIGGVDRIMLDNFNFENLKSAVSLIDGKFVTEASGGITEDNVLDYAACGVDFISMGALTHSVKSLDMSLKAY, encoded by the coding sequence TTGGATACTCAACTTATACATCAATTTATAAAAAATGCCCTTGCCGAAGATCTTGGAGATGGCGATCATACTTCCTTATCAACTATTGCAAAAGGTACGCAGGGTAAAGCGAAACTTATCATAAAAGAAAATGGTATTCTAGCTGGTATTGAACTTGCTTTGGAGATTTTTAAAGTTGTCGATTCAAATTTAAACGTTGAAGTTTTCTTAAATGATGGCGACGAGGTCAAGGTTGGAGAAGTTGCACTTAATGTATTAGGAGACACACATTCTATCTTAATTGCTGAACGTTTAGTACTAAATTGTATGCAAAGAATGAGTGGAATTGCAACTAAAACTCATCGTATTGTTTCTATACTAAAAGATACTAAAACTAAGATATTAGACACAAGAAAAACTACTCCTGGGCTAAGGTATTTGGAAAAATGGGCGGTTAGAATCGGAGGTGGGGTAAATCATCGTATTGGATTATATGATATGATTTTGATAAAGGATAATCACGTTGATTATGCTGGTGGTATTGCCAAAGCAATAAATGCTGCTCAAACATATTTGAAAGAGAATAACAAGCAGCTACAAATCGAAATTGAAGTTAGAAATTTAGAAGAACTATCTCAGGTTTTAGAAATTGGTGGCGTTGATCGCATCATGCTTGATAATTTTAATTTTGAGAATCTAAAATCGGCTGTCAGCTTAATTGATGGAAAGTTTGTAACGGAAGCATCTGGAGGAATAACCGAAGATAATGTATTGGATTATGCGGCTTGTGGTGTCGATTTCATCTCCATGGGTGCTTTAACACATTCTGTGAAAAGCTTAGATATGAGTTTAAAAGCTTATTAA
- the rpsA gene encoding 30S ribosomal protein S1: MAKKQVAEKELAAKTAELQGEGGRLSEKETIESEADSVSIESIKSSLATPTEDFDWDADEKVFGNYNEEDRKKFEDMYAGTFNQITKGEIISGIVVSINNKDVVLNVGFKSDGLVSTSEFRDTPDLKIGDSVDVFVEAPEDANGQLILSRKRAKTQRSWEAINEALENDRIINGFVKSRTKGGLIVDIMGVEAFLPGSQIDIKPIRDYDVYVGKTMEFKVVKINHEFKNVVVSHKVLIEDDLESQKVEIVSKLEKGQVLEGTVKNITDFGVFIDLGGVDGLLHITDISWGRIEHPKEVLSLDEKINVVVLDFDDEKKRIALGLKQLTPHPWENLSTDIQIGSKVKGKIVTVADYGAFLEIIPGVEGLIHVSEMSWSQNLRNPQEFLKVSDEIEAEVLTLDRDERKMSLGIKQLSSDPWQEVAAKFPVGSKHTATVKNMTNFGVFVEIEEGIDGLIHISDLSWSKKVNHPNEFTKVGDVLDVVVLELDVDNRKLSLGHKQLEENPWDTFETIFTLDSIHQGTVVKVTDKGAVIALPYGVEGFVPTKHMVKEDGTSVKAEETNDFKIIEFNKEAKRIVVSHARIWEEVKAEAVAEERATKKKEAKASITAVKKVKDSVEKSTLGDLDVLAQLKSQLEGEENKAKKG; encoded by the coding sequence ATGGCTAAAAAACAAGTAGCAGAAAAAGAATTAGCAGCTAAAACAGCTGAACTTCAGGGAGAAGGCGGACGCCTATCTGAAAAAGAAACTATTGAATCAGAAGCTGATTCAGTTTCGATCGAATCGATCAAATCATCATTAGCAACACCAACCGAAGATTTCGATTGGGATGCAGATGAAAAAGTTTTCGGTAATTACAATGAAGAGGACCGTAAAAAGTTCGAAGATATGTATGCTGGAACATTCAATCAAATCACTAAAGGTGAAATCATTAGCGGTATCGTTGTTTCAATTAACAACAAAGATGTAGTATTAAACGTTGGTTTTAAATCAGACGGTTTAGTTTCTACTTCAGAATTCCGTGATACACCAGATTTAAAAATCGGCGATTCAGTTGACGTATTTGTTGAAGCACCGGAAGATGCTAACGGTCAATTGATCCTTTCTCGCAAAAGAGCAAAAACCCAAAGATCATGGGAAGCTATTAACGAGGCGCTTGAAAATGATAGAATCATCAACGGTTTCGTTAAGAGCCGTACTAAAGGTGGTTTAATTGTTGACATTATGGGCGTTGAGGCTTTCTTACCAGGATCTCAAATTGATATTAAACCTATCCGCGATTACGATGTGTACGTGGGTAAAACAATGGAATTTAAAGTTGTTAAAATTAACCATGAGTTTAAAAATGTAGTTGTTTCTCATAAAGTGTTAATTGAAGACGATTTAGAAAGTCAAAAAGTAGAAATCGTTTCTAAATTAGAAAAAGGACAAGTACTTGAAGGAACTGTTAAAAATATTACAGATTTCGGTGTATTCATCGATTTAGGTGGTGTTGATGGTTTACTTCACATTACTGATATTTCTTGGGGCCGCATAGAGCATCCAAAAGAAGTATTATCATTAGATGAAAAAATCAACGTAGTTGTTTTAGATTTCGATGATGAGAAAAAACGTATCGCTTTAGGCTTAAAACAATTAACGCCTCACCCTTGGGAAAACTTGAGTACTGATATCCAAATCGGTTCGAAAGTTAAAGGAAAAATCGTAACTGTTGCAGATTACGGTGCTTTCTTAGAAATTATACCAGGTGTTGAAGGTTTAATTCACGTTTCTGAAATGAGCTGGTCGCAAAACTTAAGAAATCCACAAGAATTCTTAAAAGTTAGCGATGAGATCGAAGCTGAAGTTTTAACTTTAGATAGAGACGAACGCAAAATGAGCTTAGGTATTAAACAATTATCTAGCGATCCTTGGCAAGAAGTTGCTGCTAAATTCCCAGTTGGAAGCAAGCACACAGCTACAGTTAAAAACATGACTAACTTCGGTGTGTTTGTTGAAATTGAAGAAGGAATCGATGGTTTAATCCACATTTCTGATTTATCATGGTCTAAAAAAGTAAACCACCCTAATGAATTCACTAAAGTTGGTGATGTATTAGACGTTGTTGTTTTAGAACTTGATGTTGATAACCGTAAATTAAGCTTAGGTCACAAACAATTAGAAGAAAACCCTTGGGATACTTTCGAAACTATCTTCACTTTAGATTCGATTCACCAAGGTACTGTTGTTAAAGTAACTGATAAAGGTGCTGTTATTGCTTTACCTTATGGTGTAGAAGGTTTCGTACCAACTAAACACATGGTTAAAGAAGATGGTACTTCAGTTAAAGCTGAAGAAACCAATGACTTCAAAATCATTGAATTCAATAAAGAAGCAAAACGCATTGTAGTATCTCATGCCCGTATTTGGGAAGAGGTTAAAGCTGAAGCTGTTGCAGAAGAACGTGCAACTAAGAAAAAAGAAGCTAAAGCATCTATCACTGCAGTTAAAAAAGTTAAAGATTCTGTAGAGAAATCTACATTAGGAGATTTAGACGTATTGGCTCAATTGAAATCGCAATTAGAAGGCGAAGAAAACAAAGCTAAAAAAGGCTAG
- a CDS encoding SH3 domain-containing protein, which yields MTKSFFLFISLVIFSLSLSAQNMYRVKADKLNVRATNSPTSKVVGSIKQDENVLVLDSADAKYFKIRVNNGEGFVSKEYLVKIPSQAKPVPVTTPVAVAVPSVTKDSSSIILFAVVALILITILYFAFKYGKHNKFLISFSTIIILIIGYFCYVTFLKQKTVSGTFATSVDTQYNSFNFKSKDSVTVKDVYNDSLFTVKYVIDGDIIKLYDQQNSILLLIRDENTLIGEGFTRGTFIKK from the coding sequence ATGACTAAATCATTCTTCCTATTTATCTCTCTTGTAATTTTCTCTTTAAGTTTAAGTGCCCAAAACATGTATCGTGTTAAAGCTGATAAACTTAACGTTAGAGCAACAAATAGTCCAACAAGTAAAGTAGTTGGCTCCATAAAGCAAGATGAAAATGTGCTTGTTTTGGACTCTGCAGATGCGAAGTATTTTAAAATCAGAGTCAACAATGGAGAGGGTTTTGTAAGTAAAGAATACTTAGTTAAAATTCCTTCGCAGGCCAAACCAGTTCCAGTAACTACGCCAGTTGCAGTTGCCGTACCTAGTGTTACTAAAGATAGCTCGAGTATAATTCTTTTTGCGGTTGTTGCATTAATCTTAATTACAATCTTATACTTCGCCTTTAAATATGGGAAGCATAATAAGTTTTTAATAAGTTTCTCTACAATTATTATCTTAATTATTGGATATTTCTGCTACGTTACTTTTTTAAAGCAGAAAACTGTTAGCGGCACATTTGCAACGAGCGTAGATACGCAATACAATTCTTTTAATTTTAAATCTAAAGATTCTGTAACCGTTAAAGACGTTTACAATGATTCATTATTTACAGTTAAGTATGTAATTGATGGTGATATCATTAAACTATATGATCAACAAAATTCTATTCTACTTTTAATTAGAGATGAAAATACACTGATTGGAGAGGGTTTTACGAGAGGAACATTTATAAAGAAGTAG
- a CDS encoding 3-keto-disaccharide hydrolase, producing the protein MQLKHSPIFFIFFVFFSFNVSAQKGWINLFNGKDLKDWNVKISKHDYKDNYANTFRVENGLMKVSYDGYSKFDKQYGHIFYKKPFSAYLLKVTYRFVGKQANGGEGWALRNSGAMLHCQDPATMLKDQDFPISVEAQILGGDGEHERHTSNVCTPGTLINFNGKLFTPHCLDSKSKTYAGDQWVTAEFLVLQDSVIKHIIDGEVVLEYTKPQIGGDNVSNHDPKIKVDGTPLKSGYISLQSESHPIEFKTVQLYNLESYIKNQAKLDQVLQKILKE; encoded by the coding sequence ATGCAACTTAAACATTCTCCAATTTTTTTTATATTTTTTGTTTTCTTCTCTTTCAACGTCAGTGCACAGAAAGGGTGGATTAATCTTTTCAATGGAAAAGATTTAAAAGATTGGAACGTGAAAATTTCTAAACATGATTATAAAGATAATTACGCCAATACTTTCCGTGTTGAAAACGGATTAATGAAAGTTAGTTATGATGGATATAGTAAGTTTGACAAACAATACGGTCACATATTTTATAAAAAACCATTTTCTGCATATTTACTAAAAGTTACTTATCGCTTTGTTGGTAAGCAGGCAAATGGAGGTGAAGGTTGGGCATTAAGGAATAGCGGTGCCATGTTGCATTGTCAAGATCCAGCTACAATGCTTAAAGATCAGGATTTTCCAATTTCAGTTGAAGCGCAAATTTTGGGTGGTGACGGAGAACATGAACGCCATACCAGTAATGTTTGTACCCCTGGAACGCTAATAAATTTTAATGGAAAATTGTTTACACCGCATTGTTTAGATTCAAAATCTAAAACCTATGCAGGTGATCAATGGGTTACCGCTGAGTTTTTGGTTTTGCAAGACTCTGTTATTAAACATATTATTGATGGAGAAGTGGTTTTAGAATATACAAAACCACAAATCGGCGGAGACAACGTATCAAACCATGATCCTAAGATAAAAGTAGATGGAACGCCACTTAAATCTGGTTACATTTCTTTGCAGAGCGAAAGTCATCCCATTGAATTCAAAACGGTACAATTATATAATTTAGAATCTTATATAAAAAACCAAGCAAAATTAGATCAAGTATTGCAGAAGATTTTGAAAGAATAA
- the cmk gene encoding (d)CMP kinase, translating into MRKNLVVAIDGYSSCGKSTVAKALAKKLGFIYVDSGAMYRAVTLYFLRNHVDISDDFKVADALQHIELNFHSRDYESHITLNGEEVSDEIRLMPVSENVSEVSAHKIVRHEMVKQQQRMGKSKNIVMDGRDIGTTVFPDAPVKFFMTADPKIRAERRFKELESKGNNQTTLEEVFENLAHRDYADTTRKESPLVRADDAIILDNTDLTQDEQLAFALEKVKPFIAD; encoded by the coding sequence ATGAGAAAGAACTTGGTTGTAGCTATTGATGGCTATTCATCTTGCGGAAAAAGTACCGTAGCAAAGGCATTAGCTAAAAAATTAGGTTTTATTTATGTTGATAGCGGTGCTATGTATCGTGCAGTTACCCTATATTTTCTAAGAAATCATGTTGATATTTCTGATGATTTTAAAGTTGCCGATGCATTACAGCATATAGAACTTAACTTTCATTCCCGTGATTATGAATCTCACATTACACTTAACGGTGAAGAAGTTTCTGATGAAATCCGTTTGATGCCCGTTTCTGAAAATGTTAGTGAGGTTTCTGCACATAAAATTGTTCGCCATGAAATGGTAAAACAGCAACAACGTATGGGGAAATCAAAAAATATTGTAATGGATGGCCGCGATATTGGAACCACTGTTTTTCCGGATGCACCTGTTAAATTTTTTATGACGGCTGATCCAAAAATAAGGGCTGAACGCAGATTTAAAGAATTAGAAAGTAAAGGAAATAACCAAACTACTTTAGAAGAAGTTTTCGAGAACCTTGCACATCGTGATTACGCTGATACCACTAGGAAAGAAAGTCCATTAGTGAGGGCAGATGATGCAATAATTTTAGATAATACCGATTTAACGCAAGATGAACAATTGGCTTTTGCACTCGAGAAAGTAAAGCCTTTTATAGCTGATTAA
- a CDS encoding aminoacyl-tRNA hydrolase, which yields MLPTREEILKSVIFKTSRSGGKGGQNVNKVSSKVELIFNLEVAEYFSDEEKAILKMKLENRLDNEGLLHIVSQEDRSQLLNKEKTVAKLIELLKRSLLVQKKRKPTKVPKSVIKNRLKNKAVTAIKKQNRKPPSPLKGE from the coding sequence ATGTTACCCACAAGAGAAGAAATTTTAAAATCTGTTATATTCAAAACCTCCAGAAGTGGTGGCAAAGGTGGGCAAAACGTAAATAAAGTTTCTAGTAAAGTAGAATTGATTTTCAATTTAGAAGTGGCAGAATATTTTTCGGATGAAGAAAAGGCGATTTTAAAAATGAAGCTTGAAAACCGATTGGACAACGAAGGTTTACTGCATATAGTTTCTCAAGAAGATAGAAGTCAGCTTTTAAACAAAGAGAAAACAGTTGCTAAATTGATTGAGCTGCTAAAAAGGTCGCTGTTGGTTCAAAAGAAAAGGAAACCTACCAAGGTTCCAAAGTCTGTAATTAAAAATAGATTAAAAAACAAAGCGGTTACAGCTATAAAGAAACAAAATAGAAAACCTCCTAGCCCCCTAAAGGGAGAATAA
- a CDS encoding lipid A deacylase LpxR family protein, which translates to MRSFLYTLLLCFVFSSGFAQSYKNEFGFKTENDAYLATLNDRYYTNGLFIYFRRAIDSSKLSDKIEKKTYEISAGQKMYTPFWGQVPKQVDQDRPFAGYLYAGAAYSIFYKNESVLKTSVEIGMVGPNSFAQDAQRFLHKTVGFYTPAGWEYQIKNEVAVNFAANYSKLLYRTTDNVVDFSGQGYANLGTTFSGLGGSILFRAGRLNQLFNSAYHNAVIGNSKTASLNKSEFFFYLKPQLNVVAYDATIQGSLFNNNSPVTFGVKPVVFEQQLGLNYSSKRFTVDFNVIFKTKEVESIAKAQNYGGLSLYYRFNP; encoded by the coding sequence ATGAGATCCTTTTTATATACATTATTACTGTGTTTTGTTTTTTCGTCGGGTTTTGCGCAATCTTATAAAAATGAGTTTGGCTTTAAAACCGAAAATGATGCTTATTTAGCCACTTTAAATGATCGATATTATACCAATGGATTATTTATTTATTTCCGTAGAGCGATAGATTCTTCTAAACTCTCGGATAAAATAGAGAAGAAAACCTACGAAATTTCTGCAGGTCAGAAAATGTATACGCCATTTTGGGGGCAAGTGCCAAAGCAAGTAGATCAAGACAGGCCATTTGCTGGTTATTTATATGCTGGTGCAGCTTATTCAATATTTTATAAAAACGAAAGTGTTTTAAAAACAAGTGTAGAAATTGGAATGGTTGGTCCGAATTCATTTGCTCAGGATGCGCAGCGTTTCTTGCATAAAACTGTTGGATTTTACACTCCAGCAGGGTGGGAATATCAAATAAAAAATGAGGTAGCTGTTAATTTTGCAGCAAATTATAGCAAACTACTTTACAGAACAACTGATAATGTTGTTGATTTCAGCGGACAAGGTTATGCAAATTTAGGAACTACTTTTTCTGGTTTAGGTGGATCAATTTTGTTTAGGGCAGGAAGACTAAACCAATTATTTAATAGCGCTTATCATAATGCTGTAATTGGAAATTCCAAAACCGCAAGCTTAAATAAATCAGAATTTTTCTTTTACCTAAAGCCTCAATTAAACGTTGTAGCATACGATGCAACCATTCAGGGAAGCTTATTTAATAATAATAGTCCGGTTACTTTTGGCGTAAAACCCGTTGTTTTTGAGCAACAGCTTGGTTTAAATTATAGCTCTAAACGTTTCACTGTAGATTTTAATGTTATCTTCAAAACTAAAGAAGTTGAAAGTATTGCAAAGGCCCAAAATTATGGTGGCTTGAGTTTGTATTATAGATTTAACCCCTAA